A single Prevotella sp. E15-22 DNA region contains:
- a CDS encoding aminopeptidase C — protein MKNVVLFAALCVATTAAAQTKTGGISTKMLNEIQSENSLKATDRALVNAIAGNAIDDLAKNHQNAKALDTHFSIETKKQSITDQKSSGRCWMFSGMNVLRSDFNLRSDSLTVEFSQAYLFFWDQLEKANLMLQGCIETAKKPMDDVRVQFFFNHPIGDGGTFCGVADLAEKYGLVPTEVMPESFSSDNTTKARALISSKLREFGLQLRDMVQKGQKPAAIEKAKTGMLSQIYRMLQFVIGDPVKSFTYAFKNEKGETVGEAKEYTPLSFYQEVVGQKLNGTFIMVMNDPRREYYKTYEVELDRHTQDGHNWKYVNLPMDDIEEMAISALKGGHKLYSSYDVAKMLDRKRGYADTENFDYGSLFGTSFSMDKAQRISTFDSGSTHAMTLTAVDLDKNGKATKWKVENSWGATWGQQGCLIMTDRWFREYMFRLVVPNEFVPEKVMKAYNTKPVMVMPEDPLFQYDE, from the coding sequence ATGAAAAACGTAGTACTATTTGCTGCTTTGTGCGTCGCAACGACGGCAGCAGCACAGACCAAAACGGGAGGCATCAGCACAAAGATGCTCAACGAGATTCAGAGTGAGAACAGCCTGAAGGCTACGGACCGTGCGCTGGTGAACGCCATTGCTGGCAACGCCATCGACGACCTGGCGAAGAACCATCAGAACGCCAAGGCGCTGGACACGCACTTCAGCATCGAAACGAAGAAACAGTCGATCACGGACCAGAAGTCATCTGGTCGCTGCTGGATGTTCAGTGGCATGAACGTGCTGCGCTCTGACTTCAACCTGCGCTCTGACTCGCTGACGGTGGAGTTTTCGCAGGCTTACCTCTTCTTCTGGGATCAGCTGGAGAAGGCTAACCTGATGCTGCAGGGCTGCATCGAGACGGCTAAGAAGCCCATGGACGACGTGCGCGTGCAGTTCTTCTTTAATCATCCCATTGGTGATGGTGGCACGTTCTGTGGTGTGGCCGACCTGGCCGAGAAATACGGACTGGTGCCCACGGAGGTGATGCCTGAGTCGTTCTCGAGCGACAACACTACGAAGGCGCGCGCCCTGATCTCGTCGAAACTGCGCGAGTTTGGACTGCAGTTGCGCGACATGGTGCAGAAGGGTCAGAAGCCTGCTGCCATCGAGAAGGCCAAGACGGGCATGCTGAGTCAGATTTATCGCATGCTGCAGTTTGTGATTGGCGACCCTGTGAAGTCGTTTACCTATGCCTTCAAGAACGAGAAAGGCGAGACCGTGGGCGAGGCTAAGGAATATACGCCGCTGTCGTTCTATCAGGAGGTGGTAGGACAGAAGTTGAACGGCACGTTTATCATGGTGATGAACGACCCTCGACGCGAGTACTATAAGACCTATGAGGTGGAGCTCGACCGTCACACGCAGGATGGTCATAACTGGAAGTATGTGAACCTGCCTATGGACGACATCGAGGAGATGGCTATCAGCGCCCTGAAGGGTGGTCACAAGCTGTACAGCTCGTACGACGTGGCTAAGATGCTGGATCGCAAGCGTGGCTATGCCGATACGGAGAACTTTGACTATGGCTCGCTGTTTGGCACGTCGTTCTCCATGGACAAGGCACAGCGCATCTCGACCTTCGACAGTGGCTCGACGCACGCCATGACGCTGACGGCTGTCGACCTGGACAAGAACGGCAAGGCCACGAAATGGAAGGTGGAGAACTCGTGGGGCGCTACATGGGGTCAGCAGGGTTGCTTGATTATGACCGATCGCTGGTTCCGTGAGTATATGTTCCGCCTGGTGGTGCCCAATGAATTTGTGCCTGAGAAGGTGATGAAGGCCTACAACACCAAGCCTGTGATGGTGATGCCTGAGGATCCTTTGTTCCAGTATGATGAGTAA
- a CDS encoding Na+/H+ antiporter NhaC family protein produces the protein MMNRLPHPLVATIPLVVLIGLLAVIIALFGSDSLSGGSQVSLLAAMAVCVFISMVFYRNPWKAFEAQIEKTVGGVAVMILILLAVGMLAGAWMISGVVPTLIYYGVQMLSPQFFLVCACVICALVSLLSGSSWTTIATIGVALLGISHALGINEAIAAGAIISGAYFGDKMSPLSDTTILASSSAGVDIFSHIRYMMLTTMPAFLITLLIFTAMGLGFDADDSIHVHQYTEGLSKTFNISLWTLLVPVLTGVLIVKRAPSLIVLFLSAMMAGVMALILQPHILTEIAGDAELSRVGALTKGLVMTFYGPTAIETGSAELNDLVSTGGMAGMLNTIWLIVCAMCFGAAMVASGMIESITKVVISWVRSRVGLVASTASTGLFLNVATGDQFISIVLTVNMFKDVYKRQGYEARLVSRTAEDSATVTSVLVPWNTCGLTQSTVLGVATIAYLPYCFFNILSPLMTILVAAVGWKIRRKMRNEK, from the coding sequence ATGATGAATCGACTTCCCCATCCCCTTGTGGCAACCATTCCGCTGGTGGTTCTGATTGGATTGCTGGCCGTGATTATTGCGCTGTTTGGCAGCGATTCGCTGAGTGGCGGCAGTCAGGTGAGCCTGCTGGCAGCCATGGCCGTGTGCGTGTTTATCTCGATGGTGTTCTATCGCAATCCGTGGAAGGCTTTCGAGGCGCAGATTGAGAAGACGGTGGGGGGCGTGGCCGTGATGATCCTGATTCTGCTGGCTGTGGGTATGCTGGCTGGAGCGTGGATGATCAGTGGCGTGGTGCCTACGCTGATTTATTATGGCGTGCAGATGCTGTCGCCTCAGTTTTTCCTGGTGTGCGCCTGCGTGATTTGTGCACTGGTGTCGCTGCTGTCGGGCAGTTCGTGGACCACAATAGCCACGATTGGCGTGGCACTGCTGGGCATCAGTCATGCACTGGGCATCAACGAGGCTATTGCGGCTGGTGCCATCATATCGGGTGCTTACTTCGGCGATAAGATGTCGCCACTGAGTGATACAACCATCCTGGCATCATCGTCGGCTGGGGTGGACATCTTTTCGCATATCCGCTATATGATGCTGACCACGATGCCGGCCTTCCTGATTACGCTGCTGATTTTTACGGCCATGGGACTGGGTTTCGACGCTGACGACAGTATTCATGTGCACCAATATACGGAGGGACTGTCGAAGACGTTCAACATCTCGCTGTGGACGCTCTTGGTGCCTGTGCTCACGGGCGTGCTCATTGTGAAGCGTGCGCCCTCGCTCATCGTACTGTTCCTGTCGGCCATGATGGCTGGCGTGATGGCGCTGATCCTGCAGCCACACATCCTGACGGAGATTGCCGGCGATGCTGAGTTGAGCAGGGTGGGGGCGCTGACCAAGGGACTGGTGATGACGTTCTATGGTCCTACGGCCATCGAAACGGGCTCGGCCGAGTTGAACGATCTGGTGTCGACGGGTGGCATGGCTGGCATGCTGAACACCATCTGGCTGATTGTGTGCGCCATGTGTTTTGGTGCAGCGATGGTGGCCAGCGGCATGATTGAGAGTATCACGAAGGTGGTGATCAGTTGGGTGCGCAGCAGAGTGGGTCTGGTGGCTTCGACAGCCAGTACGGGCTTGTTTCTGAATGTGGCCACGGGCGACCAGTTTATCAGTATTGTGCTGACGGTAAACATGTTTAAGGACGTGTATAAACGGCAGGGCTACGAGGCGCGACTGGTGAGCCGTACGGCTGAGGACTCGGCCACGGTGACCAGTGTGCTGGTGCCTTGGAACACGTGTGGACTGACGCAGAGCACGGTGCTGGGCGTGGCCACGATTGCTTATCTGCCTTATTGCTTCTTTAATATCCTGAGTCCGCTGATGACGATTCTGGTGGCGGCTGTGGGATGGAAGATCAGGAGGAAGATGAGAAATGAAAAATGA
- a CDS encoding OmpH family outer membrane protein, whose translation MKRIILCAICAMWGFVAVNAQGKFGHVNSAEIIQAMPEYTTSQKEIMALQRQYEKKLDELQNDVRKKMEGYQKMPANTSEAARKSQEEDIRMAQSVVQGYYENSQKALADEQEKKLKVIRDKILEAVQAVGKAGGYVYIMDTTQGIPYISTTLSTDVTKEVKAKLGIKK comes from the coding sequence ATGAAGAGGATTATTCTTTGCGCTATCTGCGCTATGTGGGGCTTTGTGGCTGTCAATGCCCAGGGTAAGTTCGGCCATGTTAATTCAGCGGAGATTATTCAGGCGATGCCTGAGTACACAACGTCGCAGAAAGAAATAATGGCGCTGCAACGGCAGTATGAGAAAAAACTGGATGAACTGCAGAATGACGTTCGGAAGAAAATGGAGGGGTATCAGAAAATGCCTGCAAACACGAGCGAGGCTGCCAGGAAGAGTCAGGAGGAGGACATAAGAATGGCGCAGTCGGTTGTTCAGGGCTACTATGAGAACAGTCAGAAGGCGCTGGCCGACGAGCAGGAAAAGAAACTGAAGGTTATCAGGGATAAGATTCTCGAGGCCGTTCAGGCTGTGGGCAAGGCTGGTGGATATGTCTATATCATGGACACGACGCAGGGCATCCCCTATATCTCGACTACGCTCTCTACTGACGTGACCAAGGAGGTGAAGGCTAAGTTGGGGATAAAAAAGTAG